Proteins encoded together in one Pseudoroseomonas cervicalis window:
- a CDS encoding glutathione S-transferase N-terminal domain-containing protein — MKLFHSPSSPFVRKVMACIILRGLEGRVELLATNAHASPEALLGANPLSKVPALLTDEGVAIFDSPVICEYLDGLGNAAPLFPTAGPKRIAALVMQALADGMMDAAVARRMSDTLPQDDGRKAFSARQKAAVDRGLATLEASPPQGLSDIGAISVACALGYLDFRFAHEPWRETHPKLAAWYEGVAAAPAIARTAPPAA, encoded by the coding sequence ATGAAGCTGTTCCACTCGCCCTCCTCCCCCTTCGTCCGCAAGGTCATGGCCTGCATCATCCTGCGCGGGCTGGAAGGCCGGGTGGAGCTGCTGGCGACCAACGCCCATGCCAGCCCCGAAGCGCTGCTGGGCGCCAACCCGCTCAGCAAGGTGCCGGCCCTGCTGACCGATGAGGGCGTCGCCATCTTCGACAGCCCGGTGATCTGCGAATATCTGGACGGGCTGGGCAATGCCGCGCCGCTCTTCCCGACCGCCGGGCCGAAGCGCATCGCCGCCCTGGTGATGCAGGCGCTGGCCGATGGCATGATGGACGCCGCCGTGGCCCGCCGCATGAGCGACACCCTGCCGCAGGATGACGGGCGCAAGGCCTTCTCCGCCCGCCAGAAGGCCGCCGTGGACCGCGGCCTGGCCACGCTGGAAGCCAGCCCGCCGCAGGGCCTGTCGGATATCGGCGCCATCTCGGTGGCCTGCGCGCTCGGCTATCTCGATTTCCGCTTCGCGCATGAGCCCTGGCGCGAGACGCATCCGAAGCTGGCCGCCTGGTATGAGGGCGTCGCCGCCGCCCCGGCCATCGCCCGCACCGCGCCGCCCGCCGCCTGA
- a CDS encoding methyltransferase domain-containing protein — MKAEVHADNHGHRDFYASPLGLVAARLLRERLARLWPDLTGREVLGLGHAAPYLRLWRDQASRILAASLPETDTVPWPPGAASLTARVEDAALPFPDLSFDRVLLVHGLEGAENDRRALREVWRVLKDDGRVLIVAPNRRGLWAHRDSTPFGQGRPYSTGQLSRLLERNMFTAERRDTALFTPPFQARLLLRAAGLWEGAGRSLAPRFAGLVLVEARKSMYGVLPAHGASIRPGRRVLVPEGVWAAREEAMRRDSAPHL; from the coding sequence ATGAAGGCTGAGGTCCACGCGGACAACCATGGTCACCGGGATTTCTACGCCTCGCCGCTCGGCCTGGTCGCCGCGCGCCTGCTGCGGGAGCGGCTGGCGCGGTTGTGGCCGGACCTGACCGGGCGGGAGGTGCTGGGCCTCGGCCATGCCGCGCCCTATCTGCGGCTGTGGCGCGACCAGGCCAGCCGCATCCTGGCCGCCAGCCTGCCGGAGACCGACACGGTGCCCTGGCCGCCGGGCGCCGCCTCGCTGACCGCGCGGGTCGAGGATGCGGCGCTGCCCTTCCCCGATCTCAGCTTCGACCGCGTGCTGCTGGTGCATGGGCTGGAGGGGGCGGAGAATGACCGCCGCGCGCTGCGCGAGGTGTGGCGCGTGCTGAAGGATGATGGCCGGGTGCTGATCGTGGCGCCGAACCGCCGCGGGCTTTGGGCACACCGGGACAGCACGCCCTTCGGCCAGGGGCGGCCCTATTCCACCGGCCAGCTCTCCCGCCTGCTGGAGCGCAACATGTTCACCGCCGAGCGGCGCGACACGGCGCTGTTCACGCCCCCCTTCCAGGCGCGGCTGCTGCTGCGCGCCGCCGGGCTGTGGGAAGGGGCGGGGCGCAGCCTGGCGCCGCGCTTCGCCGGGCTGGTGCTGGTGGAGGCCCGCAAGAGCATGTACGGCGTGCTGCCGGCGCATGGCGCCTCGATCCGCCCCGGGCGGCGGGTGCTGGTGCCCGAGGGGGTCTGGGCCGCTCGCGAGGAGGCGATGCGGCGCGACTCGGCGCCGCACCTATAG
- a CDS encoding DUF1203 domain-containing protein, whose translation MSRFRCTPIPSATAARWRATGLDDRGQKLHRRVVDGPGFPCRHCLQLGEMGEEMLLGSYDLPQPQGVYWTPSPIFLHARDCAAYAAEDEIAPIVLANAIVSVRSYDEAALCLYDLGGIAEGPAVAPLLQRALDDPRTRHINIHTARPGCLLTAVEKLPH comes from the coding sequence ATGTCCCGCTTCCGCTGCACCCCCATCCCCAGCGCCACCGCCGCGCGCTGGCGCGCCACCGGCCTCGACGATCGCGGCCAGAAGCTGCATCGCCGCGTGGTGGACGGCCCGGGCTTTCCCTGCCGGCACTGTCTGCAACTCGGCGAGATGGGGGAGGAGATGCTGCTCGGCAGCTACGACCTGCCGCAGCCGCAGGGCGTCTACTGGACGCCGAGTCCGATCTTCCTGCATGCGCGGGATTGCGCGGCCTATGCGGCGGAGGACGAGATCGCGCCGATCGTGCTGGCGAACGCCATCGTCTCCGTCCGCTCCTATGACGAAGCGGCGCTGTGCCTCTACGATCTGGGCGGCATCGCCGAAGGGCCCGCGGTGGCCCCCCTGCTGCAGCGGGCGCTGGACGATCCGCGCACCCGCCACATCAACATCCACACCGCGCGCCCCGGCTGCCTGCTGACGGCGGTGGAAAAACTGCCCCACTGA
- a CDS encoding cupin domain-containing protein → MDLRDPSLPAAAVIAALGLAPHPEGGHFREIWRDRPADGSRGAGTAIYFLLAAGEASHWHRVDAAEAWHWYAGAPLLLSIAAEGGPVREHRLGPDLGAGEEPFGLVPPGEWQAAKSLGGWTLVGCTVSPAFDFAGFTLAPPGWHP, encoded by the coding sequence ATGGATCTGCGCGACCCCTCCCTGCCGGCGGCGGCGGTCATCGCCGCCCTCGGCCTGGCCCCTCACCCCGAGGGCGGGCATTTCCGCGAGATCTGGCGCGACCGGCCGGCGGATGGGTCGCGCGGCGCCGGCACGGCGATCTACTTCCTGCTGGCCGCGGGCGAGGCCAGCCACTGGCACCGGGTGGACGCGGCGGAGGCCTGGCACTGGTATGCCGGCGCTCCCCTGCTGCTCTCCATCGCCGCCGAGGGTGGGCCGGTGCGGGAACACCGCCTCGGCCCCGATCTGGGCGCCGGCGAAGAACCCTTCGGCCTGGTGCCGCCGGGCGAATGGCAGGCGGCGAAGAGCCTCGGCGGCTGGACGCTGGTGGGCTGCACCGTCTCCCCCGCCTTCGACTTCGCGGGCTTCACCCTGGCGCCGCCGGGCTGGCATCCGTGA
- a CDS encoding cyclopropane-fatty-acyl-phospholipid synthase family protein: MSDSLAWDRRYAEQPWMFGRAPNRYLESFAPRLRPGMRALSLGDGEGRNGIFLARLGLQVTSVDWSAAGTARAADWARAEGVALETVTADLTRWDWPEARYDLIAWVFLHLPPADRAVVAAAACHALAPGGRLLLEGFTPAQQGRRSGGPREPALLWTREAAEVAFAGLELEECLAGTVLLDEGPKHQGPAELLRGLWRRPA; encoded by the coding sequence GTGAGCGATTCCCTCGCCTGGGACAGGCGCTACGCCGAGCAGCCCTGGATGTTCGGCCGCGCCCCCAACCGCTACCTGGAAAGCTTCGCCCCCCGGCTGCGGCCGGGCATGCGGGCGCTCAGCCTCGGCGATGGCGAGGGGCGCAACGGAATCTTCCTGGCGCGGCTGGGGCTGCAGGTGACGAGCGTGGACTGGTCCGCCGCCGGCACGGCGCGCGCGGCCGACTGGGCGCGGGCGGAGGGGGTGGCGCTAGAGACCGTCACCGCCGATCTGACGCGCTGGGACTGGCCCGAGGCGCGCTACGATCTGATCGCCTGGGTGTTCCTGCACCTGCCGCCCGCGGATCGGGCGGTGGTGGCGGCTGCCGCCTGCCACGCGCTCGCCCCGGGCGGGAGGCTGCTGCTGGAGGGCTTCACCCCTGCCCAGCAGGGCCGCCGCAGCGGCGGGCCGCGCGAGCCGGCCCTGCTCTGGACACGGGAAGCCGCGGAAGTGGCCTTCGCCGGGCTGGAGCTGGAAGAGTGCCTGGCCGGCACGGTGCTGCTGGATGAGGGCCCGAAGCACCAGGGCCCGGCCGAGCTGCTGCGCGGCCTCTGGCGCCGCCCCGCCTGA
- a CDS encoding SMP-30/gluconolactonase/LRE family protein, whose product MFQIATPPRRAVLGGMLAGGLLAGSGTPVLAQRDYGPGAPPLRYPDPDVLVLNPRRFRAKLGNAAIRRVHTGMGWAEGPAWHATGRFLIFSDIPNDECLRLIEEDRHVARRFRSPSGFANGNTFDREGRQIAMRHRHRDVVRYEPNGDVTILAARGPDGEFNAPNDGVVHPGDGSIWFTDPGYGALMDYEGQRHETGSPRPFIKEAVYRIDAQSGAVTKVADQPFKPNGLCFSPDYRILYVADTGSSHYPEARNVVWAFDVDGASLRNPRVFVDMALDGKSGLADGIRCDTEGNLWSSAGWVGEGYDGVHVFAPDGERIGQIRLPEICSNLCFGGTRRNVLFMTASQSLYMLPVEARGAHFC is encoded by the coding sequence ATGTTCCAGATCGCCACCCCGCCGCGGCGGGCCGTGCTTGGCGGCATGCTGGCCGGCGGGCTGCTCGCCGGCAGCGGCACCCCTGTTCTGGCCCAGCGCGATTACGGGCCGGGGGCGCCGCCGCTGCGCTACCCCGACCCCGACGTGCTGGTGCTGAACCCGCGCCGCTTCCGCGCCAAGCTCGGCAATGCCGCGATCCGCCGGGTGCATACCGGCATGGGCTGGGCCGAGGGGCCGGCCTGGCACGCCACCGGCCGCTTCCTGATCTTCTCCGACATCCCGAACGATGAATGCCTGCGGCTGATCGAGGAGGACCGGCATGTCGCCCGCCGCTTCCGCAGCCCCTCCGGCTTCGCCAATGGCAACACCTTCGACCGCGAGGGACGGCAGATCGCCATGCGGCACCGCCACCGCGACGTGGTGCGCTACGAGCCGAATGGCGATGTCACCATCCTGGCCGCGCGCGGGCCGGATGGGGAGTTCAACGCCCCCAATGACGGCGTGGTGCATCCGGGCGATGGCAGCATCTGGTTCACCGACCCCGGCTATGGCGCGCTGATGGATTATGAGGGCCAGCGGCACGAGACCGGCAGCCCGCGCCCCTTCATCAAGGAAGCCGTCTACCGCATCGACGCGCAATCGGGCGCGGTGACCAAGGTGGCGGACCAGCCCTTCAAGCCGAACGGCCTGTGCTTCAGCCCGGACTACCGCATCCTCTATGTCGCCGACACCGGCAGCAGCCACTACCCCGAGGCGCGCAATGTCGTCTGGGCCTTCGACGTGGACGGCGCCAGCCTGCGCAACCCGCGGGTCTTCGTCGACATGGCGCTGGACGGCAAATCCGGCCTGGCGGACGGCATACGCTGCGACACCGAGGGCAATCTCTGGTCCTCCGCCGGCTGGGTGGGAGAGGGGTATGACGGGGTGCATGTCTTCGCCCCCGATGGCGAGCGCATCGGCCAGATCCGCCTTCCCGAAATCTGCAGCAATCTCTGCTTCGGCGGCACGCGGCGGAACGTGCTGTTCATGACGGCGAGCCAGTCGCTGTACATGCTGCCGGTGGAGGCGCGCGGGGCGCATTTCTGTTAG
- a CDS encoding acetyl-CoA C-acetyltransferase produces MTDIVIAAAARTPVGAFNGAFASLPAHALGAAAIQAALSRAGIQASEVDEVILGQILTAGAGQNPARQASVHAGIPVERTAFGINQLCGSGLRAVALAAQQIATGDAAIVVAGGQESMTQAPHCAQLRAGVKMGDFQMVDTMIRDGLWDAFNGYHMGNTAENVAQKFQITREQQDEFAYNSQRKAGEAMKSGAFKDEIAPITVKGRKGDTVVDADEYPKPETTLEVLAKLRPAFAKDGSVTAGNASGLNDGAAAIVVMTAAEAARRGLTPLARIASWATAGVDPSIMGTGPIPASRKALQKAGWNIQDLDLIEANEAFAAQACAVNKEMGWDTSKVNVHGGAIALGHPIGASGARVLTTLLYGMKARGAKKGLATLCIGGGMGVAMCLEAA; encoded by the coding sequence ATGACCGACATCGTCATCGCCGCCGCCGCGCGCACCCCTGTCGGCGCCTTCAACGGCGCCTTCGCGTCGCTGCCGGCGCATGCGCTGGGCGCCGCCGCCATCCAGGCTGCCCTGTCCCGCGCCGGTATCCAGGCCAGCGAGGTGGACGAGGTCATCCTCGGCCAGATCCTGACCGCGGGCGCCGGGCAGAACCCGGCCCGCCAGGCCTCGGTGCATGCCGGCATCCCGGTCGAGCGCACAGCCTTCGGCATCAACCAGCTCTGCGGCTCCGGCCTGCGCGCCGTGGCGCTGGCCGCCCAGCAGATCGCCACCGGCGATGCCGCCATCGTCGTCGCCGGCGGGCAGGAGAGCATGACCCAGGCGCCGCATTGCGCGCAGCTGCGCGCCGGCGTGAAGATGGGCGACTTCCAGATGGTCGACACCATGATCCGCGACGGGCTGTGGGACGCCTTCAACGGCTACCACATGGGCAACACCGCCGAGAACGTCGCCCAGAAGTTCCAGATCACCCGCGAGCAGCAGGACGAGTTCGCCTACAACTCCCAGCGCAAGGCGGGCGAGGCGATGAAGTCCGGCGCCTTCAAGGACGAGATCGCGCCCATCACCGTCAAGGGCCGCAAGGGCGACACGGTGGTCGACGCCGACGAATACCCGAAGCCCGAGACCACGCTGGAGGTGCTGGCCAAGCTGCGCCCGGCCTTCGCCAAGGATGGTTCGGTCACCGCCGGCAATGCCTCGGGCCTGAATGACGGCGCCGCCGCCATCGTGGTGATGACCGCGGCCGAGGCCGCCAGGCGCGGCCTGACGCCGCTGGCGCGCATCGCCTCCTGGGCCACCGCCGGCGTCGATCCCTCGATCATGGGCACCGGCCCGATCCCGGCCAGCCGCAAGGCACTGCAGAAGGCCGGCTGGAACATCCAGGACCTCGACCTGATCGAGGCCAATGAGGCCTTCGCCGCCCAGGCCTGCGCGGTGAACAAGGAGATGGGCTGGGACACCTCCAAGGTGAACGTGCATGGCGGCGCCATCGCCCTGGGCCACCCGATCGGCGCCTCGGGCGCCCGTGTGCTGACCACCCTGCTCTACGGGATGAAGGCGCGCGGCGCGAAGAAGGGCCTGGCCACGCTGTGCATCGGCGGCGGCATGGGTGTCGCCATGTGCCTCGAGGCCGCCTGA
- a CDS encoding MBL fold metallo-hydrolase, with the protein MTGSLPLPPSAIAPFPEAGHDEPAREIAPDLAYRRLALVNVVFCGVREAGDRNWVLVDAGLHGTAGLIRRAAAARFGGHARPAAILMTHGHFDHVGALQELAAEWDAPVYAHPLELPYLRGEASYPPGDSMVGGGAMAALGRLYPRGPVDVGNRLYALPEDGRVPGLPGWRWLHTPGHSAGHVAFWREADATLIAGDAFVTTKQESAYSVAVQKAELHGPPAYFTTDWVAAGASVRRLAELEPELVVTGHGQAMHGPEMLAALHELAEHFEEIAVPQRGRYRRHPARAVDGSAYRAP; encoded by the coding sequence ATGACCGGATCCCTGCCCCTGCCACCCAGCGCCATCGCCCCCTTCCCGGAGGCGGGGCATGACGAACCGGCGCGGGAGATCGCGCCGGACCTCGCCTATCGCCGCCTCGCCTTGGTCAATGTGGTGTTCTGCGGGGTGCGGGAGGCCGGCGACCGCAACTGGGTGCTGGTCGATGCCGGGCTGCACGGCACCGCCGGGCTGATCCGCCGCGCCGCCGCCGCGCGCTTCGGCGGCCATGCCCGCCCCGCCGCCATCCTGATGACGCATGGTCATTTCGACCATGTCGGCGCGCTGCAGGAGCTGGCGGCGGAATGGGACGCACCGGTCTATGCGCATCCGCTGGAACTGCCCTATCTGCGCGGCGAGGCCTCCTATCCCCCGGGCGATTCGATGGTGGGCGGTGGCGCCATGGCGGCGCTGGGGCGGCTCTATCCGCGCGGGCCGGTCGATGTCGGCAACCGGCTCTACGCCCTGCCGGAGGATGGAAGGGTGCCCGGCCTGCCCGGCTGGCGCTGGCTGCACACGCCGGGCCACAGCGCCGGCCATGTCGCCTTCTGGCGCGAAGCGGATGCCACGCTGATCGCCGGCGACGCCTTTGTCACCACCAAGCAGGAATCGGCCTATTCGGTGGCGGTGCAGAAGGCCGAGCTGCACGGGCCGCCGGCCTATTTCACCACCGACTGGGTGGCCGCCGGCGCCTCGGTCCGCCGCCTGGCGGAGCTGGAGCCGGAGCTGGTGGTGACCGGCCATGGCCAGGCCATGCATGGGCCGGAGATGCTCGCCGCGCTGCATGAGCTGGCCGAGCATTTCGAGGAGATCGCCGTGCCGCAGCGCGGCCGCTACCGCCGCCACCCGGCGCGGGCGGTGGATGGCTCGGCCTATCGCGCGCCCTGA
- the gloB gene encoding hydroxyacylglutathione hydrolase codes for MAVTVQAVPCLSDNYAWMLRDQATGTVAICDPGEAKPVIEALEAAGGRCDIILLTHHHPDHVDGVEEVRARFGARVIGAATDAHRLPKLDQAIAPGDTVAIGATTGTVIDSPGHTIGHVAFHFPEGAVLLCGDTLFSLGCGRLLEGTAEDMFRALSLLKPLPDETLVCCGHEYTESNARFALTVEPDNAALRERAAEVQAARAAGQPTLPVTLGREKATNPFLRAPTAAELGRIRAGKDNFRG; via the coding sequence ATGGCTGTCACCGTCCAGGCCGTGCCCTGCCTGTCCGACAATTACGCCTGGATGCTGCGTGACCAGGCCACCGGCACCGTGGCCATCTGCGACCCCGGCGAGGCGAAGCCGGTGATCGAGGCGCTGGAGGCCGCCGGCGGCCGCTGCGACATCATCCTGCTGACCCACCACCATCCGGACCATGTCGACGGGGTGGAGGAGGTACGCGCCCGCTTCGGCGCCCGGGTGATCGGCGCCGCCACCGACGCCCACCGCCTGCCCAAGCTGGACCAGGCCATCGCCCCCGGCGACACGGTGGCGATCGGCGCCACCACCGGCACGGTGATCGACAGCCCCGGCCACACCATCGGCCATGTCGCCTTCCACTTCCCCGAGGGCGCCGTGCTGCTCTGCGGCGACACGCTGTTCTCGCTGGGCTGCGGCCGGCTGCTGGAAGGCACGGCCGAGGACATGTTCCGCGCCCTCTCCCTGCTGAAGCCGCTGCCGGATGAGACGCTGGTCTGCTGCGGCCATGAATACACCGAGAGCAATGCCCGCTTCGCCCTGACGGTGGAGCCCGACAATGCCGCGCTGCGCGAACGCGCCGCCGAGGTGCAGGCCGCCCGCGCCGCCGGCCAGCCCACCCTGCCGGTCACGCTGGGGCGGGAGAAGGCGACCAACCCCTTCCTGCGCGCGCCCACCGCCGCCGAGCTGGGGCGCATCCGCGCGGGCAAGGACAATTTCCGCGGCTGA